GATTCGCTCCGGGCGCGCCGTTGCAGGCTGCCATCGAGCGCCCGGCCCACGTGAGCGATCACGACGCGCGAGTCGGGCGGCAGCCGGCGGGCGGCGAGCGCCGCGCGCAGCGGGTCTTTCTCTTTTCGCAGATGGCCCACGACACAAACCTTGAAGCGCTCGCTCGTCCACGGCGGCACGCGGCTGCGCATCGGGCGCGCCGACTGATAAATGATCCGGGTTTTCCCGTGAAGGTAGGGCGGCAGCTCCGCCAGCGCCATACGCTGCAGCGCAACGATGCGGGTGGCGATCTCCAGAGAGCGCTGGGCGCGGCGGTCGACGCGGATGTCGCGATAGAGGTCGGTGCCGGTGAGGGCGACGATCAGCGGGCGGTCGGGATGGCACTCGTGGAACCGCGCGATCGACTCGTAGCTGCGGCGCGCGTGAAGGGCGACCAGCAGGTCGCACGGCCGGCCGTCGAACGACCGCCCCAGGGTGACTCTGTGGCCGAGCTTGCGGAAGATCGCGTTCCATCGGACCGCAGTGATCTTGTTGCCGTTGTTGAAGGCCAGGGGTGCCGGCGTGACCAGGTGAATTTTCACGGGTTTGCGTCAGCGGGCGCAGGTGCGAAACCCGGCCCAGACGTCGCAGCGGTCGGGTGTGTAGAAGTTTCTCCAGGTGTTGCGAATCAGCAGGGAGCTGGTAGCCCAGCAGCCGCCGCGAAGCACCTTGTGCGTGCCGAACCACGGCTGGGAGTACTCGCGGTACGGATCGGGTGAAAAGCCGGGGTAGGGACCGAAGTCGTCAGCGGTCCATTCCCAGACGTTGCCGATCATCTGGCGGCAGCCGAACGCGCTGTCGCCTTCGGGATATGCGCCGACCTCGACGGGGCCCATGTGACGCCAGTCGAGATTGGCGCGGCTCGAATCCGGCGCCAGGTCTCCCCACGGAAAACGGCGCCGGCGCGCGGCGCGATCGCCCGTTCCTTCCGCCGACGCGGCAAGTTCCCACTCCGCTTCGGTCGGGAGGCGCCGATTCGCCCAGTTGCAATAGGCCTCGGCCTCGTACCAGCTGACGTGCATGACGGGCAGGTGCTCGTTCAAGGGAACGTAGCGGTCGAACACGCGCTGCTCCCAGCGGCCGCCGGGCCCTCGGCGCCAATAGACGGGATGATCTATGGGAGCAGAACGGCTTTGAATTTCTGCCGTTGCCCCGCTCCCTTGCCAGAATTTTGCGAAGGATTCCCCGAGGTTGGGCACGCCTCCGCTCCGGCGCCAGCGCCAGCCCTCGGCGCTCCAGTACTCGCTGCGGTCGTAGCCTCCCGCTTCGACGAATTCTGCGAATTCACCGTTCGTGACCGGAGCCCGCGCGATGCGAAACGGGGCGACGTGGACCCAGTGGGCCCATTTCTCGTTGTCGAAGACGAAAGGAAAATCGGGCGTAGCCCCGATCTGGAACCTGCCCCCGGCAATGTCGACGTCCCCGGGACAGGGACCCCCGCCAAGCGGAGCGAACAGGGAAGCCGGCGCAAGCTCGGGCGCGGGATAGGCGAGGGCCTGGCGAGTCGCGGCGATTGCCTCCGCATGCATGCCTTCGTGGAACGTAGCGAGGAGGTAGAAGTAGAACTCGTCCGGAGAAAGCGGGCGGCTCATGTCGAGCGAGTCGATCGCGCGCGACTGCACCGCGTCCATGTAGCGCAGTGTCTCGTCGAGCGACGGGAGCGGCAGCTCCCAGCGGCTGTCGTGCGGGATGTCCGTCGAATTGTAGAGCCGGTCGCCGTTCTCGATGAGCGGCCGGCGGCGCAGCAGATGTCGCAGCACCCAGAACTCCTGGAACCATGCCACGTGGCCGATCTCCCACAACGGCGGGTTCACCGTGAGCAGCCGGGGCCCGATCAGGCGACCGGGGTCGAGGTCGGCGACGAGCGAGAGCGTGCGCGCGCGAAACTCCCGCATGGTCTCGGACAGGCGCGCCGGATCGGCTAGGGAGGCGATTCCGCGATC
The sequence above is a segment of the Candidatus Zixiibacteriota bacterium genome. Coding sequences within it:
- the senA gene encoding selenoneine synthase SenA, which encodes MPAQDRGIASLADPARLSETMREFRARTLSLVADLDPGRLIGPRLLTVNPPLWEIGHVAWFQEFWVLRHLLRRRPLIENGDRLYNSTDIPHDSRWELPLPSLDETLRYMDAVQSRAIDSLDMSRPLSPDEFYFYLLATFHEGMHAEAIAATRQALAYPAPELAPASLFAPLGGGPCPGDVDIAGGRFQIGATPDFPFVFDNEKWAHWVHVAPFRIARAPVTNGEFAEFVEAGGYDRSEYWSAEGWRWRRSGGVPNLGESFAKFWQGSGATAEIQSRSAPIDHPVYWRRGPGGRWEQRVFDRYVPLNEHLPVMHVSWYEAEAYCNWANRRLPTEAEWELAASAEGTGDRAARRRRFPWGDLAPDSSRANLDWRHMGPVEVGAYPEGDSAFGCRQMIGNVWEWTADDFGPYPGFSPDPYREYSQPWFGTHKVLRGGCWATSSLLIRNTWRNFYTPDRCDVWAGFRTCAR
- the senB gene encoding selenoneine biosynthesis selenosugar synthase SenB produces the protein MKIHLVTPAPLAFNNGNKITAVRWNAIFRKLGHRVTLGRSFDGRPCDLLVALHARRSYESIARFHECHPDRPLIVALTGTDLYRDIRVDRRAQRSLEIATRIVALQRMALAELPPYLHGKTRIIYQSARPMRSRVPPWTSERFKVCVVGHLRKEKDPLRAALAARRLPPDSRVVIAHVGRALDGSLQRRARSESANNPRYRWLGELPHWKTRRLLAQSHVTVISSLMEGSSNVLSEALAASVPVVAARIPGLIGTLGSDYPGFFPPGDTSALAGVLRRLESERKFYLRLRRACARAARLVRPARELRAWKSLLNELT